One Aethina tumida isolate Nest 87 chromosome 5, icAetTumi1.1, whole genome shotgun sequence genomic window carries:
- the LOC109604571 gene encoding DNA repair protein RAD51 homolog 4-like, producing MSRLPDDGTFSPLNAVGIFTVNDFVKADGKLIEHHTNLSFREILRVKKDLINKYAPKPVNGYTYYKYLIRNSAIFPTGIKRVDDLLSGGFATSKIYEISGLPACGKTLLCKTLAKHVVTNLNQKVFYLDSKKNFSAKRFRHMLNNANYKALMENVLLKELSTKYDLTNSLFDIKQQIQNGLNVRVIIIDSLAPLFMDTKDNTENNNTLSHCANIMRYIATQHHAVIIVTNLMTLWRESSDFDTYDVLKKSTSCGKFWQTVPNVKITLEKHVDADKVKLEVIKGPKIDFCDVTITDLGIC from the exons ATGAGTCGTTTGCCCGACGACGGGACGTTTTCGCCGTTGAACGCCGTCGGGATATTCACCGTCAACGATTTCGTCAAGGCGGACGGCAAGCTGATCGAGCACCACACCAACTTGTCCTTCAGG GAGATACTGCGTGTCAAGAAGGATCTCATTAACAAGTATGCACCTAAACCGGTGAACGGGTACACGTACTACAAGTATTTGATCAGGAATTCGGCTATTTTTCCCACCGGCATTAAACG TGTGGACGATTTGCTCAGTGGAGGCTTTGCCACCAGCAAAATATACGAAATTAGCGGGCTACCGGCCTGTGGCAAGACCCTTTTGTGTAAAACTTTAGCCAAACACGTCGTCACCAACTTGAATCAAAAAGTGTTTTACCTGGACAGCAAAAAGAACTTTAGTGCCAAGAGGTTTCGGCACATGCTAAACAAT GCCAACTATAAAGCCTTAATGGAAAATGTCCTTTTAAAAGAACTGAGCACCAAATACGACTTGACAAACAGTTTATTcgatataaaacaacaaatacaaaatggtCTCAACGTGCGTGTGATAATAATAGATTCCCTGGCTCCTTTGTTCATGGACACAAAAGATAACACTGAAAACAACAATACGTTAAGTCATTGCGCAAATATTATGCGGTACATTGCAACCCAACATCACGCAGTCATAATTGTGACCAATTTAATGACTTTATGGAGGGAGTCTTCGGATTTTGACACTTACGACGTCCTGAAGAAGTCCACGAGTTGCGGCAAGTTCTGGCAAACTGTTCCCAACGTTAAAATCACCTTGGAGAAACACGTTGATGctgataaagttaaattagaaGTAATAAAAGGCcccaaaattgatttttgtgaTGTTACCATTACTGATCTGGGAATTTGCtaa